The genome window ACTCACATTTTCGCTGCCTACAAGGCTGCACCAGCTATTTGATTCGATACGAAAAGAACAGGGGTATGCAACAATATCGGAGGCTATACGGGACCTGATTCGTCTGTATGTTGAGCGTTCGCTCACTCGTGAGAAAGAAGGGCAGAAGCTCGGTGTGGTGGCATACATATTGCCTGCATCGAAGGACGAACGGAAACAGATGCTGATTAGCGAGATGATGGAGTGCGAGACAAAGTTCAAGGATATTGTTCAATCAATTTCAATGGTTATGGCTGGCGGTAAAATAATGAGAGTTGCGATAGTGTGCGGTGATGCAAAGCGTATCAATGAGTTCAGGGATGCGGTGGAAGCATTGAAGGACGTTACGGTGATAGGCACAGCGGGGTGGAGGATTGAGGAGGTGTGAAATGTATTATACCATTTCAGTAACGGAA of Methanophagales archaeon contains these proteins:
- a CDS encoding ribbon-helix-helix protein, CopG family, whose translation is MSRRKSTVELSRLTFSLPTRLHQLFDSIRKEQGYATISEAIRDLIRLYVERSLTREKEGQKLGVVAYILPASKDERKQMLISEMMECETKFKDIVQSISMVMAGGKIMRVAIVCGDAKRINEFRDAVEALKDVTVIGTAGWRIEEV